A genome region from Clostridium pasteurianum includes the following:
- the ftsE gene encoding cell division ATP-binding protein FtsE, which yields MIEFKNVNKTYGNDVKALSDINISIDRGEFVFLVGASGAGKSTFVKLLMKEIEPTSGEIIVNDVNICDLKRKQVPYYRRKIGMVFQDFRLIQTLNVYENVAFAMRVVQASHKEIRKRVPMVLSLVGLSNKASDFPTQLSGGEQQRVALARAIVNNPSVLIADEPTGNLDPDTADEIVSIMADINKAGTTVLMATHAKEIVNYMKKRVIAIENGVIVRDERRGRYDHES from the coding sequence ATGATAGAATTTAAGAATGTTAATAAGACGTACGGAAATGATGTAAAAGCTCTTTCGGATATAAATATTTCAATAGACAGGGGAGAATTTGTTTTCCTTGTTGGTGCTAGTGGTGCAGGTAAATCAACTTTTGTAAAATTGTTAATGAAAGAAATAGAGCCAACTTCGGGTGAGATAATAGTAAATGATGTAAATATATGCGACTTGAAAAGAAAGCAGGTACCATACTATAGAAGAAAAATAGGAATGGTATTTCAGGACTTTAGACTTATACAAACCTTAAATGTCTATGAAAATGTAGCATTTGCAATGAGAGTTGTTCAAGCTAGTCATAAGGAAATAAGGAAAAGAGTGCCTATGGTATTGTCTCTTGTAGGACTTTCTAATAAAGCAAGTGATTTTCCTACTCAGCTTTCAGGAGGAGAGCAACAGAGGGTTGCACTTGCAAGAGCAATAGTAAACAACCCATCCGTTTTAATAGCTGACGAGCCTACAGGAAATCTTGATCCTGATACAGCAGACGAGATTGTAAGTATTATGGCTGATATAAATAAAGCAGGGACAACAGTTCTTATGGCAACTCATGCTAAAGAAATAGTAAATTATATGAAAAAAAGAGTTATAGCAATTGAAAATGGTGTAATTGTAAGAGATGAGCGAAGGGGAAGATACGATCATGAGAGTTAG
- a CDS encoding YitT family protein, protein MKKFKEYFYITIGFLIVAASVRFFFEPNSIAGGGVTGFAIIINKFFHYISVGLITFILNAVLFVLAMIFVGGNFGIKTLYSSFGLSISLWVMDKYIVCPPLTKNLLLATLFGTLISGVGMGICFNQNASTGGTDIIAKMMNKFLHMDIGKSLLLVDFVITLFAGFTLGADLGMYSLLSVIIGGFVIDSVIEGLNVCKKVMVISNKNKEISDFIINELERGCTIFDGKGGYTGKDTYILYTVLSRKEFIKLRIFIKEVDKNAFITISDAKEVLGEGFKEI, encoded by the coding sequence ATGAAGAAATTTAAGGAGTATTTTTACATAACAATAGGTTTTTTAATAGTAGCTGCTTCAGTTAGATTTTTCTTTGAGCCAAATAGCATAGCCGGAGGCGGAGTAACGGGATTTGCAATCATTATAAATAAATTTTTTCACTATATTTCTGTAGGTTTAATTACATTTATATTGAATGCAGTGCTATTTGTGCTTGCGATGATATTTGTAGGTGGAAACTTTGGTATTAAAACTTTATACTCAAGTTTTGGACTTTCTATTTCTTTATGGGTCATGGATAAATATATAGTTTGTCCTCCTTTAACTAAAAATTTACTTTTGGCAACTTTGTTTGGAACACTTATATCAGGTGTAGGAATGGGAATCTGCTTTAACCAAAACGCATCAACGGGTGGTACGGATATAATTGCCAAAATGATGAATAAGTTTCTTCATATGGACATAGGAAAATCACTTCTTTTGGTGGACTTTGTTATAACTCTTTTTGCTGGTTTTACTTTAGGTGCAGATTTAGGTATGTATTCTCTTTTATCTGTTATTATAGGTGGCTTTGTTATAGATAGTGTTATTGAAGGACTTAATGTTTGTAAAAAAGTCATGGTTATAAGTAACAAGAATAAGGAAATAAGTGATTTTATAATAAATGAACTGGAAAGAGGCTGTACCATTTTTGATGGGAAGGGTGGTTATACTGGTAAGGATACGTACATATTGTATACAGTTTTGAGTAGAAAAGAGTTTATAAAACTTAGAATTTTTATAAAGGAAGTAGATAAAAATGCATTCATAACCATAAGTGATGCTAAAGAAGTTCTAGGAGAGGGATTTAAGGAAATATAG
- a CDS encoding type II toxin-antitoxin system PemK/MazF family toxin, with protein MTIVVKRGDIFYADLSPVVGSEQGGIRPVIIIQNEMGNKYSPTVIVAAITSQINKAKLPTHVEISSEDYGLNKDSVVLLEQIRTLDKRRLKEKIGHMTDTDMKKVDEALLISIGLQSMFESA; from the coding sequence ATGACAATAGTAGTAAAAAGAGGAGATATATTTTATGCTGATTTGAGTCCAGTAGTTGGCTCTGAACAAGGAGGAATAAGACCTGTTATAATTATTCAAAATGAGATGGGTAATAAATACAGTCCCACAGTAATTGTTGCAGCAATTACTTCGCAGATAAATAAAGCAAAACTCCCAACACATGTGGAAATTTCGTCAGAAGATTATGGTTTGAATAAGGATTCAGTTGTTTTGCTTGAACAGATAAGAACTTTGGATAAGAGAAGACTTAAGGAAAAAATAGGTCATATGACGGATACTGATATGAAAAAAGTGGACGAAGCGCTTTTAATCAGTATAGGTCTTCAGAGCATGTTTGAAAGTGCGTAG
- a CDS encoding CopG family ribbon-helix-helix protein: MSSSKRLVVNLSEKLYDEFNKALKEDCKKRSEFIREAIILYIEERKKLQQMELIKRGYKEMTEINMEICELGFSSDLEDLNQYEVMLSESDLLDDNSSKKRRYILC; the protein is encoded by the coding sequence ATGTCAAGTTCAAAGAGATTAGTTGTCAACCTCTCAGAAAAACTTTATGACGAGTTTAATAAAGCTCTCAAGGAAGATTGCAAAAAAAGAAGTGAATTTATTAGAGAAGCTATAATACTATATATAGAGGAGAGAAAAAAACTTCAACAGATGGAACTTATAAAAAGAGGATATAAAGAAATGACTGAAATAAATATGGAAATTTGTGAGCTCGGTTTTTCCTCTGATTTGGAAGATTTAAATCAATATGAAGTTATGCTATCGGAGAGTGATTTGCTTGATGACAATAGTAGTAAAAAGAGGAGATATATTTTATGCTGA
- the alr gene encoding alanine racemase: MFRHIRPVWAEINLDNLAYNMQQIRKCSKSDEIIGVVKADAYGHGAVDVAPVLLQNGANRLAVAVISEAVELRKAGIECPIMILGYTPISLVDSIIKYNIEQTVFSYEYAAKLSQAARENNIKLRVHIALDTGMGRIGFLPNDDSVNEVVKISKLSNIEIEGLFSHFSTSDEKNKEYTYTQFEKFNWFYDELRKNNVKINIRHIANSAAIMELPKTHYEASRPGIILYGYYPSDEVDKNKLKLKPIMTLKTNVVHIKKMLPGQYVSYGRKFKCERESVIATLPVGYADGYTRMLSGKAKVIINGKFAPVVGRICMDQCMIDITDIPGVKVGDEVVIMGESDGKKFTADDIAEIIGTINYEVICMISKRVPRVYIKNKNVVKIRNYV, from the coding sequence ATGTTTAGACATATAAGACCTGTATGGGCTGAAATAAATTTAGATAATCTTGCATATAATATGCAACAAATAAGAAAGTGTTCAAAAAGTGATGAAATAATAGGGGTAGTTAAAGCGGATGCATATGGCCATGGAGCAGTTGATGTAGCACCAGTTCTTCTGCAAAATGGAGCAAATCGTCTTGCTGTTGCTGTTATAAGTGAAGCTGTTGAACTTAGAAAAGCTGGTATTGAATGTCCTATAATGATTTTAGGATATACTCCTATTAGCTTAGTTGATAGTATTATAAAATACAATATAGAACAAACTGTTTTCTCCTATGAATATGCAGCAAAATTATCTCAAGCAGCTAGGGAAAATAATATAAAGCTTAGAGTTCATATAGCACTTGATACAGGAATGGGGAGAATAGGATTTTTACCTAATGATGATAGTGTAAATGAAGTGGTTAAAATAAGTAAGCTATCTAATATAGAGATAGAAGGATTATTTTCACATTTCTCAACATCGGATGAAAAGAATAAAGAATATACTTACACCCAATTTGAAAAATTTAATTGGTTTTATGATGAGCTTAGAAAGAATAATGTGAAAATTAATATAAGACATATAGCTAATAGTGCTGCAATAATGGAACTACCTAAAACACATTATGAAGCATCAAGACCAGGGATTATATTATATGGATATTATCCATCAGATGAAGTTGATAAAAATAAGCTTAAATTAAAACCTATTATGACCCTTAAAACCAATGTAGTTCACATAAAGAAAATGTTACCAGGGCAATATGTTAGTTATGGTAGAAAATTTAAGTGTGAAAGGGAAAGTGTTATAGCTACACTTCCAGTTGGTTATGCAGATGGTTATACGCGAATGCTCTCTGGCAAAGCTAAGGTAATAATAAATGGTAAGTTTGCACCAGTTGTTGGCAGGATATGTATGGATCAATGCATGATTGATATTACTGATATCCCAGGAGTTAAAGTTGGAGACGAGGTCGTAATTATGGGAGAAAGTGATGGAAAAAAATTTACAGCTGATGATATTGCAGAGATTATAGGAACAATAAATTATGAAGTTATTTGTATGATAAGTAAAAGAGTACCACGTGTTTATATAAAAAATAAGAACGTTGTAAAAATAAGGAATTACGTGTAG
- a CDS encoding germination lipoprotein GerS-related protein codes for MNKNKKILIPIIIAVTVTLLIAFFMAYYFMNKKEEKDVAEYLKGLKSYTCSIDIEVKNSKQRISYTGKQMYKLGKGYRLELNKKKRIMIYKENKIYVYDAENNKSYILPLKFDDVYNMSFVGEYIGMLYTNENINYSIKNINGVDYVLIKISIPNQNKNMNYAVLYVDLKGKFPTELRIYDIKNEEKLKIKYEEFQPNVQMDEKIFEPVKM; via the coding sequence ATGAATAAAAACAAAAAAATACTCATCCCTATAATCATTGCTGTTACTGTGACACTTTTAATAGCTTTTTTTATGGCTTACTACTTTATGAATAAGAAAGAAGAAAAAGATGTTGCTGAGTATTTAAAGGGGTTAAAAAGCTACACTTGTAGTATAGATATAGAAGTGAAAAATAGTAAGCAGCGCATTAGTTATACGGGAAAACAAATGTATAAATTAGGTAAGGGGTACAGGCTAGAATTAAATAAGAAAAAAAGAATTATGATATACAAAGAAAATAAGATATATGTTTATGATGCAGAGAACAATAAGTCATATATTCTTCCTTTAAAATTTGATGATGTATATAATATGAGCTTTGTGGGTGAATATATTGGCATGCTATATACAAATGAGAACATAAATTACTCTATAAAGAATATAAATGGAGTAGATTATGTCCTGATTAAGATATCAATACCAAATCAAAATAAGAATATGAATTATGCTGTACTTTATGTAGATTTAAAGGGTAAGTTTCCGACTGAACTTAGGATATATGATATAAAAAATGAGGAAAAATTGAAAATAAAATATGAAGAGTTTCAGCCAAATGTTCAAATGGATGAAAAGATATTTGAACCAGTTAAGATGTAA
- a CDS encoding bifunctional ADP-dependent NAD(P)H-hydrate dehydratase/NAD(P)H-hydrate epimerase, with the protein MRLGTSKIMNNIDKFCIETLGISGVILMENAALKVVSSISKDYDNVVIVCGTGNNGGDGMVCARHFKAKGKKIRVFYVGNIEKMSHDCKINYNILINMGINVTKINSEDDTKEFITYIKEADIVVDAVFGTGLNRQVKGIYSKVISCINEEAKYIVAVDVPSGMNGDTGAIMGNCIKANKTISFEMYKKGFLSYNNEQYTGEIVIENIGVPESILDKFHEDEYITDEEMILNNIRVRGRYEHKGNFGRVTIFAGSNGYSGAAYIATEAAVKCGSGLVTLCTAEELQAILSSKLVEAMTVSVDNKNRIEELISKSDAVAVGPGMGNTKETFKTLESIISKVSCPIVIDADGLNVLKDKLNILKLKKNKIILTPHPGEFSRISGITVKDIEQDRINISKKFARENDVILVLKGYHTVVTDGESVYVNSTGNSAMASGGMGDCLTGMIVSLIGQGYSPIMAAVCGTFIHGYCGDILSEKMSNVTASDIIYAIPYCIKNIYNKIHKL; encoded by the coding sequence ATGCGATTAGGTACTTCAAAAATTATGAACAATATTGATAAATTTTGTATTGAAACTTTAGGAATATCAGGAGTCATTCTTATGGAAAATGCTGCACTTAAGGTAGTAAGTAGCATAAGTAAAGATTATGATAATGTTGTTATAGTATGTGGCACAGGAAATAATGGTGGAGATGGAATGGTGTGTGCAAGGCATTTCAAGGCAAAAGGTAAAAAGATAAGGGTATTTTATGTTGGAAATATAGAAAAAATGAGCCATGATTGTAAAATTAATTACAACATACTTATAAATATGGGAATAAATGTAACGAAAATAAATAGTGAGGATGATACAAAAGAATTTATAACTTATATAAAAGAAGCAGACATTGTTGTAGATGCTGTATTTGGTACTGGTCTCAATAGACAAGTTAAAGGTATATATAGCAAAGTAATTTCATGCATAAACGAAGAAGCAAAGTACATTGTAGCTGTAGATGTGCCATCAGGGATGAATGGTGATACTGGAGCTATAATGGGAAATTGCATAAAGGCTAATAAGACTATTTCTTTTGAGATGTATAAAAAAGGTTTTTTAAGCTACAACAATGAACAGTATACAGGTGAAATAGTAATAGAGAATATAGGAGTACCTGAATCTATATTAGACAAATTTCACGAAGATGAGTATATAACGGACGAAGAAATGATTTTAAATAATATAAGAGTAAGGGGGAGGTATGAACATAAAGGCAACTTTGGAAGAGTTACTATATTTGCAGGTTCAAATGGTTATTCTGGCGCAGCTTATATTGCCACAGAAGCTGCTGTAAAATGCGGTTCAGGGCTTGTGACTTTGTGCACAGCAGAAGAATTGCAGGCAATATTAAGTAGCAAATTAGTGGAAGCTATGACTGTATCAGTTGATAACAAGAATAGGATTGAAGAACTTATCAGTAAAAGTGATGCTGTAGCTGTAGGACCTGGAATGGGAAACACCAAAGAAACCTTTAAAACACTTGAAAGTATCATATCGAAAGTTTCATGTCCTATTGTAATTGATGCAGATGGATTAAATGTTCTTAAAGATAAACTTAACATATTGAAGCTCAAAAAAAATAAAATAATACTTACTCCGCATCCAGGCGAGTTTTCTAGAATTTCAGGCATTACGGTTAAAGATATTGAACAAGATAGAATAAATATTTCTAAAAAGTTTGCAAGGGAAAATGATGTTATATTGGTTTTGAAAGGATACCATACGGTAGTAACGGATGGTGAAAGTGTATATGTGAATTCTACAGGAAATAGTGCTATGGCTTCAGGGGGAATGGGCGATTGTCTTACTGGAATGATAGTATCATTAATCGGACAAGGCTATTCACCAATTATGGCAGCTGTATGTGGAACTTTTATCCACGGTTATTGTGGAGACATTTTATCTGAAAAAATGTCTAATGTAACTGCATCTGATATTATTTACGCAATACCTTATTGTATAAAAAATATTTATAATAAAATTCATAAGTTGTGA
- a CDS encoding holo-ACP synthase, which produces MIKGVGVDIIEINRVRKAVQRNNNFIKKLFSDKEIEFAKKEKLRDEYLAGRFSAKEAVSKALGTGFRGFEFKNIEIYKDDLGKPIVVLSGKAKNIAEKMGKYQIQLSISHDRDKAIAYAVMEVF; this is translated from the coding sequence ATGATTAAAGGAGTAGGTGTTGATATTATAGAAATAAATAGAGTAAGGAAAGCCGTACAAAGAAATAATAATTTTATTAAAAAATTATTTAGTGATAAAGAGATAGAATTTGCGAAGAAGGAAAAGTTGAGGGATGAATATTTAGCTGGAAGATTTTCAGCAAAAGAAGCGGTCTCAAAAGCTTTAGGTACTGGGTTTAGGGGATTTGAATTTAAAAATATAGAAATTTATAAAGATGATTTAGGAAAGCCTATAGTTGTATTAAGTGGAAAAGCAAAAAATATTGCTGAAAAGATGGGAAAATATCAAATTCAGCTCAGTATTTCACATGATAGAGATAAAGCTATTGCCTACGCGGTTATGGAGGTATTTTAA
- a CDS encoding DUF6514 family protein: MEVIETLNKEVTTKDKIYEYEYRLIKGKFSMVYGYEVNVMQSYGIEVERKDIIDNKVVNIERDNIKNISVDKNKVHNLMEILYNNIVSPIHFIEVIGEYVDQLVLDFDVNCK, encoded by the coding sequence ATGGAAGTGATTGAAACTTTAAACAAGGAAGTTACTACAAAGGATAAAATTTATGAGTATGAATATAGGCTCATAAAAGGAAAGTTTTCTATGGTTTATGGATATGAAGTAAACGTAATGCAATCATATGGTATAGAGGTTGAAAGAAAAGATATTATTGACAATAAAGTTGTTAATATTGAGAGAGATAATATAAAAAATATAAGTGTTGATAAGAATAAAGTACATAATTTGATGGAAATTTTATACAATAATATAGTTTCTCCTATACACTTTATAGAAGTCATTGGAGAATACGTTGATCAACTTGTACTGGATTTTGATGTAAACTGCAAATAA
- a CDS encoding YihY/virulence factor BrkB family protein, which produces MYKKLGLKDCASILIKRLIKDDIFALASQLAYSLLFAFFPFLIFLMTLVGFSSIKSSDVLVVIGRLVPEQVYNLIKSTITEVVDTRNGNLLSFSLIISIWACVSGFSAVIRGLNNSYEDSERRSFLRVQFVSLIFTFGLIIIILSVMLLIVFGDVNEAIVVRRFGVPKFFGYAIWDFIKYLILVMTMVFTFAELYRYTPATKHDWQDVFPGAVVSTAGWIISSLCFTYYVNNFGNYSKIYGSIGTVIVLMIWLFIISFVIIFGGEVNAVYFEIKNNDKYIL; this is translated from the coding sequence ATGTATAAAAAATTAGGTTTAAAAGATTGCGCGTCTATACTTATAAAAAGGCTTATTAAAGATGATATATTTGCGTTAGCATCTCAACTTGCGTATAGTCTTTTATTTGCTTTTTTTCCGTTTTTAATATTTTTAATGACACTTGTTGGATTTAGCAGCATCAAAAGTAGTGATGTATTAGTAGTTATAGGAAGACTGGTGCCAGAACAAGTATACAATCTTATAAAGAGCACAATAACAGAGGTAGTGGATACAAGAAATGGTAATTTGCTTTCGTTTAGTTTGATTATAAGTATATGGGCATGTGTTTCTGGGTTTAGTGCTGTTATAAGGGGACTTAATAACTCATATGAGGATAGTGAAAGAAGAAGTTTTTTAAGAGTACAGTTTGTATCATTGATTTTTACTTTTGGACTCATAATAATAATCTTATCTGTAATGCTGCTAATAGTTTTTGGGGATGTTAATGAGGCTATAGTAGTTAGACGTTTTGGAGTTCCTAAATTTTTTGGATATGCAATTTGGGATTTTATAAAATATCTTATTTTAGTTATGACAATGGTATTTACTTTTGCGGAATTATATAGATATACGCCAGCTACAAAACACGATTGGCAGGATGTATTCCCAGGAGCTGTAGTAAGTACTGCGGGTTGGATAATTTCTTCTCTATGTTTTACATATTATGTTAACAATTTTGGAAATTATTCAAAAATATATGGAAGTATAGGAACGGTTATAGTTCTTATGATATGGCTTTTTATAATATCATTTGTAATAATTTTTGGTGGGGAGGTAAATGCTGTTTATTTCGAAATAAAGAATAACGACAAGTATATTTTGTAA
- the glmM gene encoding phosphoglucosamine mutase produces the protein MSRMFGTDGVRGIANKELTAETAYKLGRAGAYVLTSETHRPKILVGMDTRISGDMLEAALVSGILSVGAEAVCVGIIPTPAVAYLTRKYNADAGVVISASHNPVEYNGIKFFNGDGYKLSDALEDKIQEVIESNFKGVPLPTGECIGKKIVENSAVDDYVEFAESTVDISLKGLRVALDCANGASYKCAVKTFRELGAHVRVINNDPDGININNKCGSTHPEELMDYVVRRKYDLGLAFDGDADRCLAVDEKGNLIDGDFIMAICGKYMQENNKLDKDAVVVTVMSNMGLFLALDKVNIKTVKTRVGDRYVLEEMLKNGYKLGGEQSGHIIFLDYNTTGDGLVTALQICSIVKKSGKKLSELASMMHKLPQVLANAKVPNSKKDIYLNDKEIMGEIKKIEDELDGVGRVLIRPSGTEPLVRVMLEGEDQEKLNTLAHNLAQLIERKAN, from the coding sequence ATGAGTAGAATGTTTGGAACTGATGGAGTAAGAGGAATAGCAAATAAGGAACTTACAGCAGAAACTGCATACAAGCTTGGTAGAGCAGGTGCATATGTACTTACAAGTGAAACACACAGACCTAAGATTTTAGTTGGAATGGATACTAGAATTTCAGGGGATATGCTTGAAGCTGCTCTTGTTTCGGGAATACTTTCAGTTGGTGCAGAAGCAGTTTGTGTTGGTATAATACCTACTCCTGCAGTTGCATATTTAACTAGGAAATATAATGCGGATGCTGGTGTAGTAATATCTGCGTCACACAATCCTGTAGAGTATAATGGAATAAAGTTTTTTAATGGTGATGGATACAAACTATCGGATGCACTTGAAGATAAAATTCAAGAAGTTATTGAGAGCAATTTTAAAGGGGTGCCTCTTCCAACTGGAGAGTGTATTGGAAAGAAGATTGTTGAAAATTCTGCTGTGGATGATTATGTTGAATTTGCAGAGAGTACTGTAGATATTAGCTTAAAAGGATTAAGGGTAGCCCTTGATTGTGCGAACGGAGCATCTTATAAGTGTGCAGTAAAGACATTTAGAGAATTGGGAGCTCATGTTAGAGTTATAAATAATGATCCCGATGGTATAAATATAAATAACAAGTGTGGTTCTACACATCCAGAAGAGTTAATGGATTATGTTGTTAGAAGAAAATATGATTTAGGTCTTGCTTTTGATGGAGATGCTGATAGATGCCTTGCTGTTGATGAAAAGGGAAATCTAATAGATGGCGATTTTATAATGGCTATATGTGGAAAGTACATGCAAGAGAATAATAAACTTGATAAAGATGCTGTAGTTGTTACTGTTATGAGTAATATGGGACTTTTCTTAGCACTTGACAAAGTAAATATTAAAACTGTTAAGACAAGAGTTGGGGATAGATATGTTCTTGAAGAAATGCTTAAAAATGGTTATAAACTTGGAGGAGAACAATCTGGACATATTATATTCTTAGATTATAATACAACTGGAGATGGTCTTGTAACTGCCCTTCAGATATGTTCTATAGTTAAGAAAAGCGGTAAAAAGTTATCAGAGCTTGCTTCCATGATGCACAAGCTTCCACAAGTGCTTGCTAATGCAAAGGTTCCAAATTCTAAGAAAGATATATATCTTAATGATAAGGAAATAATGGGTGAAATTAAAAAAATAGAAGATGAACTAGATGGTGTAGGTAGAGTTTTAATAAGACCTTCAGGAACAGAGCCTCTTGTTAGAGTTATGCTTGAAGGTGAAGATCAAGAAAAATTAAATACTCTAGCTCATAATCTTGCACAGCTAATTGAGCGTAAGGCGAACTAA
- a CDS encoding CPBP family intramembrane glutamic endopeptidase — protein MKKITKANIFFLVLIIMQLLGSAVIQVVKANFKFNFPSALVISQIILLVIPNIIYILVTRQSFKKTLRINSINIKSVGIVVLIAIFFLPIASFLANLTGLVFKNNVETVIGYMKGTPLIIMVIVLAIVPALCEEFLVRGSILSGYRSISIKKAALINGFLFGVLHLNPPQFLYTFALGIILSYLVYSCDSIFASMTAHFTFNSFSAVGSWYSMKYGIQNTGKSIRDLSTNGKIVTLLIGAILAVVACYIIIVLIKQLMDINKDKIKVEQLEDLEKKENYTAEDKFVSVIPIVLSLVLFTACVYQNLHKIM, from the coding sequence TTGAAAAAAATCACAAAGGCCAATATATTTTTTTTGGTTTTAATAATTATGCAGTTATTAGGTAGTGCAGTTATACAGGTAGTCAAAGCTAATTTTAAGTTTAATTTTCCTAGTGCACTTGTCATTTCGCAGATAATACTTTTGGTGATACCTAATATAATCTATATTTTAGTGACTAGACAATCATTTAAAAAAACTTTGAGAATTAATTCAATCAACATAAAAAGCGTTGGTATTGTAGTACTTATAGCAATATTCTTTTTGCCAATTGCATCTTTTTTAGCAAATTTAACGGGGCTAGTATTTAAAAATAATGTAGAGACTGTAATAGGATACATGAAAGGTACACCTTTAATAATAATGGTTATTGTGCTTGCTATAGTTCCTGCACTCTGTGAAGAATTTCTTGTTAGAGGTTCTATTTTATCTGGATATAGAAGTATTTCGATAAAAAAGGCAGCATTAATAAATGGTTTTTTGTTTGGGGTACTTCATCTTAATCCACCTCAATTTTTATATACTTTTGCCTTAGGTATAATACTTTCATATCTTGTATATTCATGTGATTCCATATTTGCATCCATGACTGCTCATTTTACTTTTAACAGTTTTAGTGCAGTTGGATCGTGGTATTCAATGAAGTATGGTATACAGAATACAGGAAAAAGTATAAGAGATTTATCTACGAATGGCAAAATAGTAACATTGCTTATAGGAGCTATTTTAGCAGTAGTTGCTTGTTATATAATAATTGTATTAATTAAACAGCTTATGGATATAAATAAGGATAAAATAAAAGTTGAGCAGCTTGAGGATTTGGAAAAAAAAGAAAATTATACTGCCGAAGATAAGTTTGTATCAGTTATACCCATTGTTTTATCATTAGTGCTTTTTACTGCTTGTGTTTATCAAAATTTGCATAAGATAATGTAA
- a CDS encoding MBL fold metallo-hydrolase, translating into MKITWFGQSCFLIETDNNIKILLDPFDDSIGYTPFKGEADIVTVSHHHFDHDYTDCVTNSPAIIDKPGTYEIKNIKIKGLPSFHDNVKGAARGKNTIFLFDIDGTRICHLGDIGYILSSSEIESLGNIDILMIPVGGNFTIDGKEAAILCKKINSSIILPMHYKTTFTILPLEGAEKFIIEMQNAERLPSNVFTVDNNFDKKNKVKMLSLK; encoded by the coding sequence TTGAAGATTACCTGGTTTGGTCAATCATGCTTTTTAATTGAAACTGATAACAATATAAAAATTTTATTAGATCCTTTTGATGATTCTATAGGTTACACTCCATTTAAAGGTGAAGCTGATATAGTAACTGTAAGTCATCATCATTTTGATCACGACTATACTGACTGTGTTACCAATTCCCCTGCAATAATAGATAAGCCTGGAACTTATGAAATCAAAAATATTAAAATAAAAGGGCTGCCATCTTTTCACGATAACGTAAAAGGTGCTGCCCGTGGCAAAAATACAATTTTTTTATTTGATATAGACGGTACAAGAATATGCCATCTTGGAGATATAGGTTATATATTATCATCTTCTGAGATAGAATCTTTAGGTAATATTGATATACTCATGATTCCTGTTGGAGGCAACTTTACAATTGATGGAAAGGAAGCCGCTATATTATGTAAAAAAATAAACAGTAGTATAATACTGCCAATGCATTATAAAACTACTTTCACCATTCTTCCTTTAGAAGGTGCTGAAAAGTTTATAATAGAGATGCAAAATGCAGAACGCCTACCAAGTAATGTATTTACTGTAGATAATAATTTTGATAAAAAAAATAAGGTTAAAATGCTTTCCCTTAAGTAG